A stretch of Asterias rubens unplaced genomic scaffold, eAstRub1.3, whole genome shotgun sequence DNA encodes these proteins:
- the LOC117305733 gene encoding zinc finger and SCAN domain-containing protein 21-like — MPRAFLVKKTRTNQHERLERDYNTDAVEDVDLKKPLKVDIYPSRYNALDSYEPSTFKEQSKHRITFSNYLKTEEQSVLNPVAQTQSARCVEERGLDPTPEPIDLSRLKYSKQSPLRISSTSAFEHVRPSYVQADDIQSSATPKLYSSDYLDGESWEGKSGTYRDEPLDLQVRRHGVITPDSESTHSNETVTPVEVVLPRPWNPTRFQRGLGGPTPASGLRSLTVGDSPTQSPSLQGVDFNRYSTDWGSGLDGYRSFCKQERVMVLTSDSPVREGGFEVSSRYNLEDPYTYHTNTTLNVNHPPTQGVRHHKSLSPSQVQAGFLSQHGNFLRSSEHPKERVLSKRSARQPILGLEYIQNNPDCQDRNELSNDEAVTEENDPFLSHDESKLDDVVQSPPSYQQTPDINNEETSDQLDLKPTQHKKYICDVCGKGFSRSNTLVTHKRIHTGDKPFKCELCGRAFRQPGNLTRHRLTHTTVKPYVCQQCGKAFNRASNLHTHMRTHTNYKPFICQYCGKGFHQKIDMKIHSYTHTGEKPHKCKKCGRGFKQLTHLTYHMRTHSEVKMYTCAYCGKGFNQKGNLQAHIYGHTGERPYHCEVCNKGFTLASTLNTHRRTHADKKPFACQYCGKDFYQKNALKSHMIASHPYTGESLL, encoded by the exons ATGCCGAGGGCTTTCCTTGTCAAGAAGACCAGGACAAACCAACACGAGCGACTGGAAAGAGACTACAATACAG aTGCTGTTGAAGATGTTGACTTAAAGAAACCTCTTAAAGTTGACATTTACCCAAGTCGCTATAATGCACTTGATTCATATGAGCCAAGCACCTTCAAAGAACAGTCAAAACACCGCATCACTTTTTCTAACTATTTAAAAACTGAAGAACAGAGTGTGCTAAACCCTGTCGCCCAAACACAATCCGCACGTTGTGTTGAGGAGCGTGGTCTGGATCCTACGCCAGAACCGATTGATTTATCACGGCTTAAATATTCAAAACAGTCACCCTTACGTATTTCATCCACGTCTGCCTTTGAACATGTTCGACCAAGTTATGTTCAAGCAGACGACATTCAAAGCAGCGCCACACCAAAGTTATATTCAAGTGATTACTTGGATGGCGAATCATGGGAAGGCAAGTCAGGTACCTACAGAGATGAACCGCTAGATCTTCAAGTGAGACGTCACGGTGTCATCACACCTGATAGTGAGTCTACACATTCAAATGAAACTGTGACTCCAGTCGAAGTTGTTTTACCGCGCCCGTGGAATCCAACTCGATTCCAACGAGGGCTTGGTGGCCCTACACCAGCTTCAGGTCTACGCTCACTCACAGTTGGCGATTCACCAACCCAATCACCTTCACTTCAAGGCGTGGACTTTAACCGTTACTCTACTGACTGGGGTAGCGGGCTTGATGGCTACAGGTCATTCTGTAAACAAGAGCGCGTGATGGTATTGACCTCCGATAGCCCAGTTAGAGAAGGTGGCTTTGAGGTTTCAAGTCGATACAACCTTGAAGATCCATACACATACCACACCAATACCACCTTAAACGTCAACCACCCACCAACCCAAGGTGTAAGACATCACAAGAGCTTAAGTCCATCTCAAGTTCAAGCCGGCTTCTTATCACAGCACGGGAACTTCTTGAGAAGTTCAGAGCATCCGAAAGAGCGTGTGCTATCCAAGAGGTCGGCTAGGCAACCTATACTGGGTTTGGAGTACATCCAGAACAACCCAGATTGCCAGGACAGAAATGAACTATCAAACGATGAGGCAGTCACGGAGGAAAACGATCCTTTCTTATCGCATGATGAGAGCAAGCTTGATGACGTAGTGCAAAGCCCCCCAAGCTACCAACAAACTCCTGATATCAACAACGAAGAAACGTCGGACCAACTCGACCTGAAGCCCACACAGCACAAGAAGTACATATGTGACGTCTGCGGGAAGGGGTTCAGCCGAAGTAACACATTGGTAACACACAAG CGCATCCACACTGGTGACAAGCCGTTCAAATGCGAGCTGTGCGGCCGGGCCTTCAGGCAACCCGGAAACCTTACACGGCACCGGCTCACGCACACTACGGTCAAGCCATATGTATGCCAACAGTGCGGCAAG GCCTTCAATCGTGCATCCAACCTCCATACCCACATGCGAACTCACACCAACTACAAGCCGTTCATTTGCCAATACTGCGGCAAGGGATTCCACCAGAAAATCGACATGAAGATACACTCCTATACACACACTG GTGAAAAGCCGCATAAGTGCAAGAAGTGTGGGCGTGGTTTCAAGCAGTTAACCCACCTGACATATCACATGAGAACCCATTCTGAGGTTAAGATGTACACATGCGCATACTGTGGGAAAGGCTTCAACCAGAAAGGAAACCTTCAAGCTCATATTTACGGGCATACAG GTGAACGACCATACCACTGTGAAGTATGCAATAAGGGGTTCACCCTAGCCAGTACACTCAACACTCATAGACGCACCCATGCAGACAAGAAACCATTCGCCTGCCAATATTGCGGCAAAGACTTCTACCAGAAAAACGCCCTCAAAAGTCACATGATTGCCTCACATCCATACACAGGAGAGAGTCTTCTCTAA